One genomic region from Amycolatopsis sp. FBCC-B4732 encodes:
- a CDS encoding ferric reductase-like transmembrane domain-containing protein, producing MTQTAEAARPAIRPRIAAKSGLFTFLGANVAAVTALFAQAGLSQNVLISIGRLAGMYGALAMAFQLLLVARLPWLDRRIGMDRLTTWHRWTGFTILWTLLAHLVFIAFGYAEVSDKGVVDELVEMANTLEGILRALVAFAVILIVGAASAKFARKRLAYETWHFIHLYTYAAVLLAFTHQIALGQSFAGSEQAKAYWWTLWLGAGAAVLAGRVVLPLWRNVRHQLRVTAVVSEAPDVVSVYMTGKHLDKMPARAGQFFLWRFLTKDRWWQANPFSLSAAPDGRTLRLTAKALGGSSASLRNLRVGTRVFAEGPYGAFTTIHQRRPNALLVAGGVGITPIRALLEDIDGHVVVLYRVRNQADAVLLPELNGLAKARGADISVLTGPDQAVGPRGAMLGPANLHMMVPDVHDRDVFVCGPPGMTAAVLRSLRELKVPKTQVHAERFSLAA from the coding sequence ATGACGCAGACCGCCGAGGCCGCGCGCCCGGCGATCCGCCCCCGGATCGCCGCGAAATCCGGCCTCTTCACCTTCCTGGGCGCCAACGTGGCGGCCGTCACCGCGCTGTTCGCGCAGGCCGGCCTGTCGCAGAACGTGCTCATCAGCATCGGGCGGCTCGCCGGGATGTACGGCGCGCTGGCGATGGCCTTCCAGCTGCTGCTCGTGGCCCGGCTGCCCTGGCTGGACCGGCGGATCGGGATGGACCGGCTCACCACCTGGCACCGCTGGACCGGCTTCACGATCCTGTGGACCCTGCTCGCGCACCTGGTGTTCATCGCCTTCGGCTACGCGGAGGTGTCCGACAAGGGCGTCGTCGACGAGCTGGTCGAGATGGCGAACACCCTCGAAGGCATCCTGCGCGCGCTGGTCGCGTTCGCCGTGATCCTGATCGTGGGCGCGGCCTCGGCGAAGTTCGCGCGCAAGCGGCTGGCCTACGAGACCTGGCACTTCATCCACCTCTACACCTACGCCGCGGTGCTGCTGGCGTTCACCCACCAGATCGCGCTGGGCCAGTCGTTCGCCGGTTCCGAGCAGGCGAAGGCGTACTGGTGGACGCTCTGGCTGGGCGCGGGCGCCGCGGTGCTCGCCGGGCGCGTCGTGCTCCCGCTGTGGCGCAACGTGCGCCACCAGCTGCGGGTCACCGCGGTGGTTTCCGAGGCCCCGGACGTCGTTTCGGTGTACATGACCGGCAAGCACCTGGACAAGATGCCGGCGCGGGCGGGCCAGTTCTTCCTGTGGCGGTTCCTCACGAAGGACCGCTGGTGGCAGGCCAATCCCTTCTCGCTGTCCGCCGCGCCCGACGGCCGCACGCTGCGGCTGACCGCGAAGGCGCTCGGCGGTTCCAGTGCGTCGCTGCGGAACCTGCGCGTCGGGACGCGGGTGTTCGCCGAAGGCCCGTACGGCGCCTTCACGACCATCCACCAGCGGCGGCCCAACGCGCTGCTCGTCGCCGGCGGCGTCGGCATCACGCCGATCCGCGCGCTGCTGGAGGACATCGACGGGCACGTCGTCGTGCTGTACCGGGTCCGCAACCAGGCCGACGCGGTGCTGCTGCCGGAGCTGAACGGGCTGGCCAAGGCCCGGGGCGCCGACATCAGCGTCCTCACCGGACCGGACCAGGCGGTCGGCCCGCGCGGGGCGATGCTCGGACCGGCGAACCTGCACATGATGGTGCCGGACGTGCACGACCGGGACGTGTTCGTCTGCGGCCCGCCGGGGATGACGGCGGCCGTGCTGCGCAGCCTGCGCGAGCTGAAGGTGCCGAAGACCCAGGTCCACGCCGAACGCTTCAGCCTCGCGGCCTAG
- a CDS encoding FMN-binding protein — translation MKKTIFVVALSIAGFISVWRFEPGPVHNTAAVVQAPPSTSAPAPSAAPSTAPSTSDSSNATVTTQGSAESSTYGTVQVQVTFTGSRLTAITLLQAPNEGRALTALPRLQDEAMQAQSADIDTITGATETSESYKTSLQAAIDARGNR, via the coding sequence ATGAAGAAGACCATTTTCGTCGTCGCGCTCTCGATCGCCGGGTTCATCTCGGTCTGGCGGTTCGAGCCGGGGCCGGTGCACAACACCGCCGCCGTCGTGCAGGCGCCGCCCAGCACGAGCGCCCCCGCCCCCTCGGCGGCACCGTCGACCGCACCCTCCACTTCGGACAGTTCGAACGCGACGGTGACGACGCAGGGCTCGGCCGAGTCCAGCACCTACGGGACCGTGCAGGTGCAGGTGACGTTCACCGGTTCGCGGCTCACCGCGATCACGCTGTTGCAGGCGCCGAACGAAGGCCGCGCGCTCACCGCGTTGCCGCGGCTGCAGGACGAGGCGATGCAGGCGCAGAGCGCGGACATCGACACGATCACCGGCGCGACCGAGACGAGCGAGTCGTACAAGACGTCGCTGCAGGCCGCGATCGACGCGCGGGGGAACAGATGA
- a CDS encoding FAD:protein FMN transferase, producing the protein MTTRVEQVMGLPISLDLRDDGDFAEAVGDVFGWFHDVDARFSPFKADSEVSRYDRGELAAAELSDDLLEVLELCAYYEQLSGGAFRARLPGRGLDPCAVVKGWAVQRAADMLKAEGATTFCLNAGGDVVTAGEPEPGRPWRVGVRHPEQPLAVCAVLESRNGAIATSAAYERGSHIVDGRSGTPATGLMSVTVVASDLVTADALATAAFAMGEEGITWAADRPDCEILIVDDSRRVHRTAGLSLAS; encoded by the coding sequence ATGACCACCCGCGTCGAACAGGTGATGGGCCTGCCGATCTCGCTCGACCTGCGCGACGACGGGGATTTCGCCGAGGCCGTCGGCGACGTCTTCGGCTGGTTCCACGACGTCGACGCCCGGTTCAGCCCGTTCAAGGCGGACAGCGAAGTCAGCCGGTACGACCGCGGCGAGCTCGCGGCCGCCGAACTGAGCGACGACCTCCTGGAGGTCCTGGAACTCTGCGCGTACTACGAGCAGCTTTCCGGCGGTGCGTTCCGCGCGCGGCTGCCCGGGCGCGGCCTCGACCCGTGCGCGGTGGTGAAGGGCTGGGCGGTGCAGCGCGCCGCCGACATGCTGAAAGCCGAAGGCGCGACGACGTTCTGCCTCAACGCGGGCGGCGACGTCGTCACCGCGGGCGAGCCGGAGCCGGGCCGCCCGTGGCGCGTCGGCGTCCGCCACCCCGAGCAGCCGCTGGCGGTGTGCGCGGTGCTGGAGTCGCGCAACGGCGCGATCGCGACGTCGGCGGCGTACGAACGCGGCTCCCACATCGTCGACGGCCGCTCGGGAACGCCCGCGACGGGACTGATGAGCGTCACGGTCGTGGCGTCCGACCTGGTCACCGCGGACGCGCTGGCCACGGCGGCGTTCGCGATGGGCGAGGAGGGCATCACGTGGGCGGCCGACCGGCCGGACTGCGAGATCCTCATCGTCGACGACAGCCGCCGCGTCCACCGGACGGCGGGGCTCTCGCTGGCGTCTTAA
- a CDS encoding VOC family protein has protein sequence MPSSVLHVSVDCADPYRLCQFWSEVTGKPVPEEDQPGDDECGIALEGGIDLLFLRVPEPKTVKNRLHVCLQPDVARDDEVERILGLGATLVDDLRKPDGTGWAVLADPEGNEFCVLRSAAERAATS, from the coding sequence ATGCCTTCGTCCGTCCTGCACGTGTCCGTCGACTGCGCCGATCCGTACCGGCTCTGCCAGTTCTGGAGCGAGGTCACCGGAAAGCCGGTCCCCGAGGAGGACCAGCCCGGCGACGACGAGTGCGGCATCGCGCTCGAGGGCGGCATCGACCTGCTGTTCCTGCGGGTCCCCGAGCCGAAGACGGTGAAGAACCGGCTCCACGTCTGCCTGCAACCGGACGTCGCCCGCGACGACGAGGTCGAGCGCATCCTCGGCCTGGGCGCGACGCTGGTCGACGACCTCCGCAAGCCCGACGGCACCGGCTGGGCGGTGCTCGCCGACCCCGAAGGCAACGAGTTCTGCGTCCTGCGCAGCGCGGCCGAGCGCGCGGCGACGTCGTGA
- a CDS encoding bifunctional 2-polyprenyl-6-hydroxyphenol methylase/3-demethylubiquinol 3-O-methyltransferase UbiG — protein MTDSFAVNKANWDERAQLHAASPDYNFAGFAADPAYLSAVVRFDRPRLGDIGGLRTVHLQCHIGTDTVSLARLGARVTGLDFSGAALAEARKLAEAAGAAIDFHEADVHDAVEVLGAGEFDLVYTGIGALCWLPSAARWASVVAGLLRPGGRLFIREGHPMLGTLDENDPAAPRYPYFEHAEPLVFDEPGTYVATDRPLTHSVSHSWNHSLGEIITALLDNGLTLTAFTEHDSVPWNAIPGQMTHDEAADEWRLKDTPSRLAASYTLQAVKNG, from the coding sequence GTGACGGACTCGTTCGCCGTCAACAAGGCCAACTGGGACGAGCGCGCGCAGCTGCACGCGGCTTCGCCGGACTACAACTTCGCCGGCTTCGCCGCGGATCCCGCGTACCTGAGCGCCGTCGTGCGGTTCGACCGGCCGCGCCTCGGCGACATCGGCGGCCTGCGCACGGTGCACCTGCAGTGCCACATCGGCACGGACACGGTGTCGCTCGCGCGGCTCGGCGCTCGGGTGACCGGCTTGGACTTCTCGGGCGCGGCGCTGGCGGAAGCACGGAAGCTGGCCGAGGCGGCGGGCGCGGCGATCGACTTCCACGAAGCCGACGTCCACGACGCCGTCGAAGTGCTGGGCGCCGGCGAGTTCGACCTGGTCTACACCGGGATCGGGGCGCTGTGCTGGCTGCCGTCGGCGGCACGCTGGGCGTCGGTGGTCGCCGGCCTGCTGCGCCCGGGCGGGCGGCTCTTCATCCGGGAGGGTCACCCGATGCTGGGGACGCTGGACGAGAACGACCCGGCGGCGCCGCGCTACCCGTACTTCGAGCACGCCGAGCCGCTGGTGTTCGACGAGCCCGGGACCTACGTCGCCACCGACCGGCCGCTCACCCACAGCGTCAGCCACTCGTGGAACCACTCGCTGGGCGAGATCATCACCGCGCTGCTGGACAACGGCCTGACGCTGACCGCGTTCACCGAGCACGACAGCGTCCCGTGGAACGCGATCCCCGGCCAGATGACGCACGACGAAGCCGCCGACGAGTGGCGGCTGAAGGACACACCCTCGCGGCTCGCGGCGAGCTACACGCTCCAGGCCGTCAAGAACGGCTGA
- a CDS encoding asparaginase, whose protein sequence is MTLIAVATLGGTISMAPVADAGAVPRLGAAELLGGLGDLPVDVLAETLAGIGSASMDFATLLRCRDWGLRQDADGFVVVQGTDTLEETAYFLDLCWPSEIPVVVTGAMRNAGLLSPDGPANLRNALTVAADPRSRGRGALVTLNDDVHAARWVRKAHSSRLDAFTSAPAGPLGMVVEHAVHYFHPSPPRPPALTGEDFGGLVPVVETGLDDPGEVLAHAAAQPGVRGIVLAATGAGHVSSGTADVVARLVDSLPVVVASRTGAGPTLRSTYGFHGSESSLIAMGATMAGWLDARKARILLRTLLASGADRDAIERGFRLRGDLD, encoded by the coding sequence ATGACCTTGATCGCGGTCGCCACCCTCGGCGGAACCATCTCGATGGCCCCGGTCGCCGACGCCGGTGCCGTTCCCCGGCTGGGCGCCGCCGAGCTGCTCGGCGGGCTCGGTGACCTGCCGGTGGACGTTCTCGCCGAAACCCTCGCGGGAATCGGCAGCGCGTCGATGGACTTCGCGACGCTGCTGCGCTGCCGCGACTGGGGCCTGCGGCAGGACGCCGACGGGTTCGTCGTCGTGCAGGGCACCGACACCCTCGAAGAGACCGCGTACTTCCTCGACCTCTGCTGGCCGTCGGAGATCCCCGTGGTCGTCACCGGCGCGATGCGCAACGCGGGCCTGCTCAGCCCGGACGGCCCGGCGAACCTGCGCAACGCGCTGACCGTGGCCGCCGATCCCCGCAGCCGCGGGCGGGGCGCGCTGGTGACGCTGAACGACGACGTCCACGCGGCGCGGTGGGTGCGGAAAGCGCATTCGAGCCGGCTCGACGCGTTCACGTCGGCGCCCGCGGGGCCGCTGGGGATGGTCGTGGAGCACGCGGTGCACTACTTCCACCCCTCGCCGCCGCGGCCGCCGGCACTCACCGGCGAGGACTTCGGCGGGCTGGTCCCGGTGGTCGAAACGGGTCTCGACGACCCGGGCGAGGTCCTCGCGCACGCGGCCGCGCAGCCGGGGGTGCGCGGGATCGTGCTGGCGGCGACGGGCGCGGGCCACGTCTCGTCCGGCACGGCCGACGTCGTCGCGCGGCTGGTGGATTCCTTGCCCGTGGTGGTCGCTTCGCGGACCGGCGCGGGACCGACGCTGCGCTCGACGTACGGCTTCCACGGCTCGGAGTCGAGCCTGATCGCGATGGGCGCCACGATGGCGGGCTGGCTGGACGCGCGCAAGGCGCGGATCCTGCTGCGCACGCTGCTGGCGTCCGGCGCGGACCGGGACGCGATCGAGCGCGGGTTCCGCCTGCGCGGCGACCTGGACTGA
- a CDS encoding cysteine dioxygenase family protein, which translates to MFAVPDNTLLRPENPALRHPVRVALEVAADRDRWKHLLRYDPDQRFAALVEKDEQQEVWLLSWLPGQHTDLHDHAFASGAFTVVGGHLTEAVARRAPGGRAVTELHALAVGQSRVFGPGYVHEVRNDGPDPAVSVHVYRDAEREMRSYHLDPLGGPVLD; encoded by the coding sequence ATGTTCGCCGTTCCGGACAACACCCTGCTGCGTCCCGAAAACCCCGCGCTGCGCCACCCGGTGCGCGTCGCGCTCGAGGTCGCCGCCGACCGCGACCGCTGGAAGCACCTCCTGCGCTACGACCCCGACCAGCGTTTCGCGGCGCTCGTCGAGAAGGACGAGCAGCAGGAGGTCTGGCTGCTGAGCTGGCTGCCCGGCCAGCACACCGACCTGCACGACCACGCGTTCGCCAGCGGTGCGTTCACCGTGGTCGGCGGGCACCTGACGGAGGCCGTGGCGCGCCGGGCCCCGGGCGGGCGCGCGGTCACCGAGCTGCACGCCCTCGCGGTGGGGCAGTCGCGGGTGTTCGGCCCGGGGTACGTGCACGAGGTGCGCAACGACGGCCCGGACCCGGCGGTGTCGGTCCACGTCTACCGCGACGCCGAGCGCGAGATGCGCTCCTACCACCTCGACCCGCTGGGCGGCCCGGTCCTGGACTGA
- a CDS encoding NAD(P)H-dependent glycerol-3-phosphate dehydrogenase, producing the protein MRADVQRVTVLGAGSWGTAFAKVLGDAGRDVTLWARRDEVAEDIRERHANSAYLPGVALPENITATSDAAKALEGAEAVVLAVPSQSLRANLTSWRGLLPPEAILVSLAKGVELGTLKRMSEVIGEIVGIDAGDVVVVTGPNLAKEIAAGQPSASVLACADHERAVAIQRACANSYFRPYTNTDVVGCELGGACKNVIALSTGMAAGLGLGTNTMATLITRGLAEMARLGAKLGADPLTFAGLAGVGDLVATCSSPLSRNRTFGERLGRGETLEQAQAAGGGQVAEGVMSCSSIRALARSVGVDMPITDAMHRVCHEGVDPRRAGAELLGRSQKHEWS; encoded by the coding sequence ATGCGCGCCGACGTGCAGCGGGTCACCGTGCTCGGGGCCGGGTCGTGGGGCACCGCGTTCGCGAAGGTCCTCGGGGACGCCGGGCGCGACGTCACGCTCTGGGCGCGCCGCGACGAGGTCGCCGAAGACATCCGCGAGCGGCACGCCAACAGCGCGTACCTGCCCGGCGTCGCCCTGCCGGAGAACATCACCGCGACCAGCGACGCGGCGAAAGCGCTCGAAGGCGCCGAAGCTGTCGTGCTCGCCGTGCCCAGCCAGAGCTTGCGCGCCAACCTGACGTCGTGGCGCGGTCTGCTGCCGCCGGAGGCGATCCTCGTCAGCCTCGCCAAGGGCGTCGAGCTCGGCACGCTCAAGCGGATGAGCGAGGTGATCGGCGAGATCGTCGGGATCGACGCCGGCGACGTCGTCGTCGTCACCGGGCCGAACCTGGCCAAGGAGATCGCCGCCGGGCAGCCGTCCGCCTCCGTGCTGGCCTGCGCCGACCACGAGCGCGCCGTCGCGATCCAGCGCGCCTGCGCCAACTCCTACTTCCGGCCCTACACCAACACCGACGTCGTCGGCTGCGAGCTCGGCGGCGCCTGCAAGAACGTCATCGCGCTCAGCACCGGCATGGCCGCCGGCCTCGGGCTCGGCACCAACACGATGGCGACGCTCATCACCCGCGGCCTGGCCGAGATGGCCCGGCTCGGCGCGAAGCTGGGCGCCGACCCGCTGACGTTCGCCGGGCTCGCCGGGGTCGGCGACCTGGTCGCGACCTGCTCGTCGCCGCTTTCTCGCAACCGGACGTTCGGCGAGCGCCTCGGCCGCGGCGAGACGCTCGAACAGGCGCAGGCGGCGGGCGGCGGGCAGGTCGCCGAGGGCGTCATGTCGTGCTCTTCGATCAGGGCGCTCGCGCGGAGTGTCGGGGTCGACATGCCGATCACCGACGCGATGCACCGCGTCTGCCACGAAGGCGTCGACCCGCGGCGGGCGGGCGCGGAGCTGCTCGGGCGGTCGCAAAAGCACGAGTGGTCCTGA
- a CDS encoding 1-acyl-sn-glycerol-3-phosphate acyltransferase has product MARREKGGFWVGLAAVLFYPVTGIARRVYVGDEKVPRQGPALLVLNHISHLDPVVDAVFVHRAKRVPRFLGKESLTRTPIFGKIFVGSGQIPVSRGSAAAGDSLKAAHEALQAGKVVVIYPEGTITKDPAGWPKESFTGAARLAIQNDVPVIPIARWGTSELFNGYTKKFKPFPRKTITHRVGDPLDLSAYREGSVRSASKLREVTKVMMDEVTRLLGEIRDEEPPSEKPGEPA; this is encoded by the coding sequence GTGGCCCGGCGTGAAAAGGGTGGCTTCTGGGTGGGGCTCGCCGCCGTACTGTTCTACCCGGTCACCGGGATCGCGCGGCGGGTCTACGTCGGGGACGAGAAGGTGCCGCGGCAGGGGCCCGCGCTGCTCGTGCTGAACCACATCTCGCACCTCGACCCCGTCGTCGACGCCGTCTTCGTGCACCGGGCGAAGCGGGTGCCGCGGTTCCTCGGCAAGGAAAGCCTGACCCGGACCCCGATCTTCGGGAAGATCTTCGTCGGCTCCGGGCAGATCCCCGTCTCGCGCGGGTCGGCCGCCGCCGGGGACAGCCTCAAGGCCGCGCACGAGGCGCTGCAGGCGGGCAAGGTCGTCGTGATCTACCCCGAAGGCACCATCACCAAGGACCCGGCCGGCTGGCCGAAGGAGTCCTTCACCGGCGCCGCGCGGCTCGCGATCCAGAACGACGTCCCCGTGATCCCCATCGCCCGCTGGGGCACCAGCGAGCTCTTCAACGGCTACACCAAGAAGTTCAAGCCGTTCCCGCGCAAGACCATCACCCACCGCGTCGGCGACCCGCTCGACCTGTCGGCCTACCGCGAAGGCAGCGTCCGCAGCGCGTCGAAGCTGCGTGAGGTCACCAAGGTCATGATGGACGAGGTGACCCGGCTGCTCGGCGAGATCCGCGACGAGGAACCGCCGTCGGAGAAGCCGGGGGAGCCGGCCTGA
- the cofC gene encoding 2-phospho-L-lactate guanylyltransferase, translating to MDVDLVVPMKHPRDGKSRLRGAVEPDHHPALVLALAADTLAAVVSAGQVRRVLLVAADPRAVAELAELGVEIIPEPPRGGLNEAFRHGEARLRADDPAAVVGALQADLPALRAGDLTAAIAESANRRAFVADRQGTGTTLLLSAPGAPLDPRFGVGSAEAHRRSGAVALQAALATLRSDVDTPDDLAHVRALGVGKHTAEACAVPR from the coding sequence GTGGACGTTGACCTGGTCGTGCCGATGAAACACCCCCGCGACGGCAAGTCGCGGCTGCGTGGCGCGGTCGAACCGGACCACCACCCGGCACTGGTACTCGCGCTGGCCGCCGACACGCTCGCCGCCGTCGTCTCGGCCGGGCAGGTCCGGCGCGTCCTGCTCGTCGCGGCCGACCCGCGAGCCGTCGCCGAACTCGCCGAGCTCGGCGTCGAAATCATCCCCGAACCACCCCGAGGAGGTCTCAACGAAGCTTTCCGCCACGGCGAAGCAAGGCTGCGCGCGGACGACCCGGCGGCCGTCGTCGGCGCCCTCCAAGCCGACCTCCCGGCCCTGCGGGCAGGCGACCTGACGGCGGCGATCGCGGAATCGGCGAACCGGCGCGCCTTCGTGGCCGATCGCCAGGGCACCGGCACCACGCTCCTGCTCTCCGCCCCCGGCGCCCCCCTCGACCCGCGTTTCGGGGTCGGCTCGGCCGAAGCGCACCGCCGCTCCGGAGCCGTCGCGCTGCAAGCGGCGCTCGCCACCCTCCGCAGCGACGTCGACACCCCGGACGATCTCGCCCACGTACGCGCGCTGGGTGTCGGAAAACACACGGCGGAAGCCTGTGCGGTACCGCGCTGA
- a CDS encoding RNA degradosome polyphosphate kinase, with amino-acid sequence MGSVSTDDGGTPAPRRRRNPASGSSETAKKSTTGRASTAKKVPSKATARDTAARATAGKPRARKATPATTRRRSSAHGNGRNAEEFRAVPSAPPAVTTAPAAVETLPDDRYFNRELSWQDFNARVLALAEDESQPLLERTKFLAIFASNLDEFYMVRVAGLKRRDETGLLVRSADGLTPREQLGYIAKRNQDLVERQTGAFEKHLRPQLAEHDIHIVGWADLSGADQLRLSSYFSEQIFPVLTPLAVDPAHPFPYISGLSLNLAVTVRDPEGGTERFARVKVPSNVPRLMRVETDRASRTATFLPLEELIAAHLGELFTGMDVTEHHVFRVTRNADFEVDEDRDEDLLQALERELAQRRFGPPVRLEVAQDMSEHMLELLLRELDVDPADVVEVPGLLDLTCLHQLSGVDRKELKDRPFVPATHPAFGERETPKSVFATLREGDVLVHHPYDSFSTSVQRFIEQAAADSKVLAIKQTLYRTSGDSPIVDALIDAAEAGKQVVALVEIKARFDEQANITWARTLERAGVHVVYGLVGLKTHCKVSMIVRQEGSTIRRYCHIGTGNYNPKTARLYEDIGLFTADPSIGADVTDLFNVLTGYSRQDTYRTILTSPHGIRRGIVRAIGEEIELARAGQQAGIRIKCNSLVDEQVIDALYHASQAGVPVEIVVRGICTLKPGVEGLSENIHVRSILGRFLEHSRVFHFRAGGTHWIGSADMMHRNLDRRIEALVRVKDPKLTRQLDDIFDSALDPATRCWVLTESGEWAPFPADGSRVRDHQLELAKLHGAAG; translated from the coding sequence ATGGGGTCCGTGAGCACAGACGACGGCGGCACGCCCGCACCGCGGAGGCGACGGAACCCGGCCAGCGGATCTTCGGAGACCGCGAAGAAGAGCACCACCGGCCGGGCGAGCACAGCCAAGAAGGTCCCGTCGAAAGCCACCGCACGCGACACCGCCGCCCGGGCCACCGCCGGGAAGCCCCGAGCGCGCAAGGCCACCCCGGCGACCACCCGCCGCCGCAGCTCCGCGCACGGCAACGGGCGCAACGCCGAGGAGTTCCGCGCGGTGCCGTCGGCGCCGCCCGCGGTCACCACCGCGCCCGCCGCCGTCGAGACGCTGCCGGACGACCGGTACTTCAACCGCGAGCTGTCGTGGCAGGACTTCAACGCGCGCGTGCTCGCGCTGGCCGAGGACGAGTCGCAGCCGCTGCTGGAGCGGACGAAGTTCCTCGCCATCTTCGCGTCCAATCTGGACGAGTTCTACATGGTCCGCGTCGCCGGCCTGAAGCGCCGCGACGAGACCGGCCTGCTGGTGCGCAGCGCGGACGGGCTCACCCCGCGCGAGCAGCTGGGCTACATCGCCAAGCGCAACCAGGACCTGGTCGAGCGCCAGACCGGCGCGTTCGAGAAGCACCTGCGCCCGCAGCTGGCCGAGCACGACATCCACATCGTCGGCTGGGCCGACCTGTCCGGCGCCGACCAGCTGCGGCTGTCGAGCTACTTCTCCGAGCAGATCTTCCCGGTGCTGACGCCGCTGGCCGTCGACCCCGCGCACCCGTTCCCGTACATCTCGGGCCTCTCGCTCAACCTCGCGGTGACGGTCCGCGACCCGGAGGGCGGCACCGAGCGGTTCGCCAGGGTGAAGGTGCCGAGCAACGTGCCGCGGCTGATGCGCGTCGAGACCGACCGCGCCAGCCGCACCGCGACCTTCCTGCCGCTCGAAGAGCTGATCGCCGCACACCTCGGCGAGCTGTTCACCGGCATGGACGTCACCGAGCACCACGTCTTCCGCGTCACCCGCAACGCCGACTTCGAGGTCGACGAGGACCGCGACGAGGACCTCCTGCAGGCCCTCGAGCGCGAGCTGGCGCAGCGCCGGTTCGGCCCGCCGGTGCGCCTCGAGGTCGCGCAGGACATGAGCGAGCACATGCTCGAGCTGCTGCTGCGCGAGCTGGACGTCGACCCGGCCGACGTCGTCGAGGTGCCCGGCCTGCTGGACCTGACCTGCCTGCACCAGCTGTCCGGGGTGGACCGCAAGGAGCTCAAGGACCGGCCGTTCGTCCCGGCGACGCACCCGGCGTTCGGCGAGCGCGAGACGCCGAAGAGCGTCTTCGCCACGCTGCGCGAGGGCGACGTGCTGGTGCACCACCCGTACGACTCGTTCTCCACCAGCGTCCAGCGGTTCATCGAGCAGGCGGCGGCCGACTCGAAGGTCCTCGCGATCAAGCAGACGCTGTACCGGACCTCGGGCGACTCCCCGATCGTCGACGCGCTGATCGACGCCGCGGAGGCGGGCAAGCAGGTCGTCGCGCTGGTCGAGATCAAGGCGCGGTTCGACGAGCAGGCCAACATCACGTGGGCGCGGACACTGGAGCGCGCGGGCGTGCACGTCGTCTACGGCCTGGTCGGGCTGAAGACGCACTGCAAGGTGTCGATGATCGTGCGCCAGGAGGGCTCGACCATCCGCCGCTACTGCCACATCGGCACCGGCAACTACAACCCGAAGACCGCGCGGCTCTACGAGGACATCGGCCTGTTCACCGCCGACCCGAGCATCGGCGCGGACGTCACCGACCTGTTCAACGTGCTCACCGGCTACTCCCGCCAGGACACCTACCGGACGATCCTCACGTCGCCGCACGGCATCCGCCGCGGCATCGTCCGCGCGATCGGCGAAGAGATCGAGCTGGCGCGGGCCGGGCAGCAGGCCGGGATCCGGATCAAGTGCAACTCGCTGGTCGACGAGCAGGTCATCGACGCGCTCTACCACGCGTCGCAGGCCGGGGTGCCGGTCGAGATCGTGGTGCGCGGCATCTGCACGCTGAAGCCCGGCGTCGAAGGGCTGTCGGAGAACATCCACGTCCGGTCGATCCTGGGCCGGTTCCTGGAGCACTCGCGGGTCTTCCACTTCCGCGCGGGCGGCACGCACTGGATCGGCAGCGCCGACATGATGCACCGGAACCTGGACCGGCGGATCGAAGCGCTGGTGCGGGTGAAGGACCCGAAGCTGACGCGGCAGCTCGACGACATCTTCGACTCGGCGCTCGACCCGGCGACGCGTTGCTGGGTGCTGACCGAAAGCGGCGAGTGGGCACCGTTCCCGGCCGACGGCTCGCGGGTGCGCGACCACCAGCTGGAGCTGGCGAAGCTGCACGGGGCCGCCGGATGA